A single window of Halostella salina DNA harbors:
- a CDS encoding GNAT family N-acetyltransferase, translating into MNIEHLSLDDWGDALPSAGFDVFHTPEALRALDDHTVADLRLLGGFKGQQAVALFPAFVRDGSIGRVVTSPPPSMSVPHMGPILMPNSPKRRKREKLNRRFAEGVVDELDATASNTLFRTVTTPDYDDPRPFDWSDLSVDPSFTYRLPLDGRSLDDVLGSFSSSLRREIRDAQASDAELAVEGRTAAKRVFERTAERYDDTDSSLPVSWPFVRDLVDRLGDRCRVYVARAPDGEFLSGIVALYSNDSAYFWQGGTRAEYDGTGVNGLLHWGIIRDIVEDPALDSVHQYDLVGANTERLCRYKAKFGADLRPYYVVESGGTGMRLAKSAYNLVS; encoded by the coding sequence ATGAACATCGAACACCTCTCCCTCGACGACTGGGGGGACGCACTGCCGTCCGCCGGGTTCGACGTGTTTCACACGCCGGAGGCGCTTCGCGCGCTCGACGACCACACCGTCGCGGACCTCCGGCTGCTCGGCGGGTTCAAGGGCCAGCAGGCGGTCGCGCTGTTCCCCGCGTTCGTCCGCGACGGCTCCATCGGCCGCGTCGTCACCTCCCCGCCGCCGTCGATGAGCGTCCCTCACATGGGGCCGATCCTGATGCCGAACTCGCCCAAGCGACGCAAGCGGGAGAAGCTGAACCGGCGCTTCGCCGAGGGGGTCGTCGACGAACTGGACGCGACCGCCTCGAACACCCTGTTCCGGACGGTCACGACCCCCGACTACGACGACCCGCGGCCGTTCGACTGGTCGGACCTCTCGGTCGACCCCTCCTTCACGTACCGGCTCCCGCTCGACGGCCGCTCGCTCGACGACGTGCTCGGCTCCTTCAGCAGCAGCCTCCGGCGGGAGATCCGCGACGCGCAGGCGTCCGACGCCGAACTCGCCGTCGAGGGGCGGACGGCGGCCAAACGCGTGTTCGAGCGCACCGCCGAGCGCTACGACGACACCGACTCGTCGCTCCCCGTCTCGTGGCCGTTCGTGCGCGACCTCGTCGACCGGCTCGGCGACCGCTGTCGCGTGTACGTCGCCCGCGCCCCCGACGGGGAGTTCCTGAGCGGCATCGTCGCGCTCTACTCGAACGACTCGGCCTACTTCTGGCAGGGCGGCACGCGCGCCGAGTACGACGGCACCGGCGTCAACGGGCTGCTTCACTGGGGGATCATCCGGGACATCGTCGAGGACCCGGCGCTCGACTCGGTCCACCAGTACGACCTGGTCGGCGCGAACACCGAGCGGCTCTGTCGCTACAAGGCGAAGTTCGGCGCGGACCTGCGGCCCTACTACGTCGTCGAGTCGGGCGGGACCGGGATGCGCCTCGCCAAGAGCGCGTACAACCTCGTCAGCTAA
- a CDS encoding polysaccharide deacetylase family protein: MPDGNAGPDGGDGDAVPDGHEFALCLTHDVDRPYKTYQSIYYALQERPGYHLRTALPGRNPYWQFDEIRDLESDLGVRSAFYFLNEPHLFRDQPPREWLRPERWIQHLGRYDIESPAIADAIRGLDGDGWEVGLHGSYGSYRDPERLRHEKAVLEDVLGHPVVGGRQHYLNLDVPDTWRHHTEAGLRYDASLGSASEYGFRHGYDPVRPFDDEFVVFPLTAMEVALPDPGRSFDRAFDACEDLLFEAAANDAVMTVLWHPRFFNEDEFPGYCRLYRRLIERAQELSGWVGPPGQLYRTLAPADGDAAPPDEGIRRITKPRSDE; this comes from the coding sequence GTGCCTGACGGGAACGCCGGGCCGGACGGCGGAGACGGCGACGCGGTCCCCGACGGCCACGAGTTCGCGCTCTGTCTCACCCACGACGTGGACCGGCCGTACAAGACGTACCAGTCGATCTACTACGCGCTCCAGGAGCGCCCGGGCTACCACCTGCGGACCGCGCTCCCCGGTCGGAACCCGTACTGGCAGTTCGACGAGATCCGGGACCTGGAGTCGGATCTGGGGGTGCGGTCGGCGTTTTACTTCCTGAACGAGCCACACCTGTTCCGCGACCAGCCGCCCCGCGAGTGGCTCCGGCCGGAGCGGTGGATCCAGCACCTCGGGCGGTACGATATCGAGTCGCCGGCGATCGCCGACGCGATCAGAGGGCTTGACGGGGACGGCTGGGAGGTCGGCCTGCACGGCTCCTACGGGTCGTACCGCGACCCGGAACGGCTCCGCCACGAGAAGGCGGTGCTGGAGGACGTGCTCGGTCACCCCGTCGTCGGCGGGCGACAGCACTACCTCAACCTCGACGTCCCCGACACCTGGCGGCACCACACCGAGGCCGGACTCCGGTACGACGCCAGCCTCGGGTCGGCCAGCGAGTACGGCTTCCGGCACGGCTACGACCCGGTCCGGCCGTTCGACGACGAGTTCGTCGTCTTCCCGCTGACCGCGATGGAGGTCGCGCTCCCGGACCCCGGCCGGTCGTTCGACCGCGCGTTCGACGCCTGCGAGGACCTGCTGTTCGAGGCGGCGGCCAACGACGCGGTCATGACCGTCCTCTGGCACCCCCGGTTTTTCAACGAGGACGAGTTCCCCGGCTACTGTCGGCTGTACCGCCGGCTGATAGAGCGAGCGCAGGAGCTGTCCGGGTGGGTCGGTCCGCCCGGCCAGCTGTACCGAACCCTCGCTCCGGCGGACGGCGACGCCGCGCCCCCCGACGAGGGTATACGGCGGATAACAAAGCCCCGGTCCGACGAGTGA
- the wecB gene encoding non-hydrolyzing UDP-N-acetylglucosamine 2-epimerase: MKVLTVVGARPQFVKAFPVSRALRDGHDEVLVHTGQHYDEGLSDVFFEELDIPEPDHHLGVGSASHATQTAEMMTGIERLVDAEEPDAVLLYGDTNSTLAGAVVAAKEDATVAHVEAGLRSGNWAMPEEVNRVLTDHAADLLFAPSEDAAANLRAEGLTDGVTVTGDVMQDAILHARERAAAESSILDELGVDDGGYVLATVHRAGNTDDPDRLDAIMSGLAAAPRPVVFPVHPRTVGALEEHGLWETYADEVRLIEPVGYLDFVRLLDGAERVATDSGGVQKEAFYLDTPCVTLRDETEWTETVDCGWNVLVGAAESAIREALAADFAPPDRPPLYGDGTAAETVREVLDGA, translated from the coding sequence ATGAAGGTGCTCACCGTCGTCGGCGCGCGCCCCCAGTTCGTGAAGGCGTTCCCCGTCTCGCGTGCGCTCCGGGACGGCCACGACGAGGTGCTCGTCCACACCGGTCAGCACTACGACGAGGGCCTCTCGGACGTGTTCTTCGAGGAACTCGACATCCCGGAGCCGGACCACCACCTCGGCGTCGGCTCGGCTTCCCACGCCACCCAGACCGCCGAGATGATGACCGGGATCGAGCGGCTGGTCGACGCCGAGGAGCCCGACGCCGTGTTGCTCTACGGCGACACCAACTCCACGCTGGCCGGGGCGGTCGTCGCGGCGAAGGAGGACGCGACCGTCGCCCACGTCGAGGCCGGTCTCCGGAGCGGCAACTGGGCGATGCCGGAGGAGGTCAACCGCGTGCTCACCGACCACGCCGCCGACCTGCTGTTCGCGCCCAGCGAGGACGCGGCGGCGAACCTCCGCGCGGAGGGGCTCACCGACGGGGTCACCGTCACCGGCGACGTGATGCAGGACGCGATCCTCCACGCCCGGGAGCGAGCCGCCGCGGAGTCGTCTATTCTCGACGAGCTCGGCGTCGACGACGGCGGCTACGTCCTCGCGACGGTCCACCGCGCCGGGAACACCGACGACCCCGACCGCCTCGACGCGATCATGTCCGGGCTGGCCGCCGCGCCGCGGCCGGTCGTGTTCCCGGTCCACCCCCGGACCGTCGGCGCACTGGAGGAGCACGGCCTCTGGGAGACGTACGCCGACGAGGTCCGGCTGATCGAGCCGGTCGGCTACCTCGATTTCGTCCGCCTGCTCGACGGGGCCGAGCGCGTCGCCACGGACTCCGGCGGCGTCCAGAAGGAGGCGTTCTACCTCGACACGCCCTGCGTGACGCTCCGGGACGAGACGGAGTGGACCGAGACGGTCGACTGCGGCTGGAACGTGCTCGTCGGGGCGGCCGAGTCGGCGATCCGGGAGGCGCTCGCCGCGGACTTCGCCCCGCCCGACCGGCCGCCGCTGTACGGCGACGGGACCGCGGCCGAGACGGTCCGGGAGGTGCTGGACGGTGCCTGA
- a CDS encoding glycosyltransferase family 2 protein, translating into MYRGKTVGVVVPAYNEAGFVGEVIDTLPAFVDRAYVVDDRSTDDTWAEIRRHAATANARPADPPVADGGVAFTPRVVPIRHEENRGVGAAIKTGYERAREDGLDVTAVMNGDGQMDPDILHRIIEPVVSGEADYAKGNRLISPEHWDGMSRWRLFGNSVLTFLTKVASGYWRMVDPQNGYTAVSLRALERLDFDNLYDRYGFCNDILVKLNTRGLRVADVPMEAVYGDEQSGIRYTEFVPRLSALLLSGFLWRLKTRYLVYDFHPLVFLYALGVFGGVSGLALAGAAVTAGAGLVGGAVGLLFLLLGGTLCTLAMIFDKRHNESLERGAWGDGR; encoded by the coding sequence ATGTACCGGGGCAAAACTGTCGGCGTCGTCGTGCCGGCGTACAACGAGGCGGGGTTCGTCGGCGAGGTGATCGACACGCTCCCGGCCTTCGTCGACCGCGCGTACGTCGTCGACGACCGTTCGACGGACGACACGTGGGCGGAGATCCGGCGACACGCCGCGACGGCGAACGCCCGGCCGGCGGACCCGCCGGTCGCGGACGGCGGCGTCGCCTTCACTCCGCGGGTGGTGCCGATCCGCCACGAGGAGAACCGCGGCGTCGGCGCGGCGATAAAGACCGGCTACGAGCGCGCCCGGGAGGACGGGCTCGACGTGACCGCCGTGATGAACGGCGACGGGCAGATGGACCCGGACATCCTCCACCGGATCATCGAGCCGGTGGTCTCGGGCGAGGCCGACTACGCGAAGGGGAACCGGCTCATCTCGCCGGAGCACTGGGACGGGATGAGCCGCTGGCGGCTGTTCGGCAACTCGGTGCTCACCTTCCTCACGAAGGTGGCGAGCGGCTACTGGCGGATGGTCGACCCGCAGAACGGCTACACGGCGGTTTCCCTGCGGGCGCTGGAGCGGCTCGACTTCGACAACCTCTACGACCGGTACGGCTTCTGCAACGACATCCTCGTGAAGCTCAACACGCGGGGGCTGCGCGTCGCGGACGTGCCGATGGAGGCTGTGTACGGCGACGAGCAGAGCGGCATCCGGTACACCGAGTTCGTGCCCCGGCTGTCGGCGCTGCTGCTCTCCGGGTTCCTCTGGCGGCTCAAGACCAGATACCTCGTGTACGACTTCCACCCCCTCGTGTTCCTGTACGCGCTCGGCGTGTTCGGGGGGGTCTCGGGGCTCGCGCTCGCGGGGGCCGCGGTGACCGCCGGCGCGGGACTCGTCGGCGGCGCGGTCGGGCTGCTGTTCCTGCTGCTCGGCGGGACGCTCTGCACGCTGGCGATGATCTTCGACAAACGACACAACGAGAGCCTCGAACGCGGCGCGTGGGGTGACGGGCGATGA
- a CDS encoding nucleotide sugar dehydrogenase — MKLREDGAAKLYGVGSSLAERRDAFVDGDVPVAVYGLGKMGLPLAVVYAGVTSNVVGVDVDEEVVARINDGDCHVEGEPRLPELTSAAVNAGAFRASADPPAAASEASVHVVIVPTTLREDQHPDLSNLRTAVRDIASGLEAGDAVFVESTVPPGTCEDVVEPVLVEESGLAADQFGLAFCPERTSSGRALKDIRGAYPKVVGGTDAESTAVAETVYGELTVNDVVPVSDATTAECVKVFEGVYRDVNIALANELATFTDELGIDVNEAIEVANTQPFCEIHDPGVGVGGHCIPYYPYFLIRELASDAPLLRTAREVNDGMPTFAVRKLVEGLQRVGTHVEDAAVLVLGVTYRPGVKETRKTPARPIAEKLNQFGATVVAADPMIEDFSEFDAYGASVDSLTELDLDAAVLVTDHEEFEGIDWTAFDDDLVVVDGRDALDLEDTDHHVYTVGSG, encoded by the coding sequence GTGAAGCTCAGGGAGGACGGGGCGGCGAAGCTGTACGGCGTCGGCTCGTCGCTCGCGGAGCGCCGCGACGCCTTTGTCGACGGCGACGTGCCGGTCGCGGTGTACGGGCTGGGCAAGATGGGCCTGCCGCTGGCGGTCGTGTACGCGGGCGTCACGAGCAACGTGGTCGGCGTCGACGTGGACGAGGAGGTCGTCGCGCGGATCAACGACGGCGACTGCCACGTCGAGGGCGAACCCCGGCTGCCCGAACTCACCTCCGCGGCGGTCAACGCCGGGGCGTTCCGCGCCTCGGCCGACCCTCCGGCGGCCGCGAGCGAGGCCAGCGTCCACGTCGTCATCGTGCCGACGACGCTCCGCGAGGACCAGCATCCGGACCTCTCGAACCTCCGGACCGCCGTGCGCGACATCGCCAGCGGGCTGGAGGCGGGCGACGCCGTGTTCGTCGAATCGACCGTGCCGCCGGGCACCTGCGAGGACGTGGTCGAACCGGTGCTGGTCGAGGAGAGCGGCCTCGCGGCCGACCAGTTCGGGCTGGCGTTCTGCCCGGAGCGGACCTCCAGCGGCCGCGCGCTGAAGGACATCCGCGGCGCGTACCCGAAGGTGGTCGGCGGGACCGACGCCGAGAGCACCGCGGTCGCCGAAACCGTCTACGGCGAACTCACGGTCAACGACGTGGTGCCGGTGAGCGACGCGACGACCGCCGAGTGCGTGAAGGTGTTCGAGGGGGTCTACCGCGACGTCAACATCGCGCTGGCCAACGAGCTGGCGACGTTCACGGACGAACTGGGGATCGACGTCAACGAGGCCATCGAGGTGGCGAACACGCAGCCGTTCTGCGAGATCCACGACCCCGGCGTCGGCGTCGGCGGCCACTGCATCCCCTACTACCCGTACTTCCTGATCCGGGAGCTGGCGAGCGACGCGCCGCTGCTCCGGACGGCCCGCGAGGTCAACGACGGGATGCCGACCTTCGCCGTCCGCAAGCTCGTCGAGGGGCTGCAGCGCGTCGGCACGCACGTCGAGGACGCGGCGGTGCTGGTCCTCGGCGTCACCTACCGCCCGGGCGTCAAGGAGACGCGGAAGACGCCCGCCAGGCCGATCGCCGAGAAGCTGAACCAGTTCGGCGCGACGGTCGTCGCGGCCGACCCGATGATCGAGGACTTCTCGGAGTTCGACGCCTACGGCGCGTCGGTCGACTCGCTCACCGAACTCGACCTCGACGCCGCCGTCCTGGTCACCGACCACGAGGAGTTCGAGGGGATCGACTGGACGGCGTTCGACGACGACCTCGTCGTGGTCGACGGCCGCGACGCGCTCGACCTTGAGGACACCGACCACCACGTCTACACCGTCGGGAGCGGATAA
- a CDS encoding Gfo/Idh/MocA family protein, with protein MSEIRAGVIGVGSMGRHHARVYRELPNVELFAVADQDTERAEAVAEDYDARVLSTEGVLTAVDAVSVTVPTEYHYAVAKDAMDRGTHVLVEKPFVEDPEAGRDLIETARAAGLTLQVGHVERFNPAVRTLQDIVPDLDVLAVDARRLGPPVDREIGDSAVLDLMIHDIDVVLSLVDDDLSTVEAFRSPDDPYVTASLQFDGGVVGTLTASRVTQERVRQLSITARECQVNVDYMKQTVGIHRHSLPEYVERDGDVRYRNETVIERPTVDNGEPLKKELAAFAESVETGGEPVVTGEDGLRALSIANRIDGTAADRVERQQEVRQA; from the coding sequence ATGTCTGAGATCAGAGCCGGAGTCATCGGCGTCGGCAGTATGGGACGCCACCACGCCCGGGTGTATCGCGAGCTACCGAACGTCGAACTGTTCGCCGTCGCCGACCAGGACACGGAGCGTGCCGAGGCGGTCGCCGAGGACTACGACGCCCGCGTCCTCTCGACTGAGGGCGTGCTGACCGCCGTCGACGCCGTCTCGGTGACCGTCCCCACGGAGTACCACTACGCGGTCGCGAAGGACGCGATGGACCGCGGCACCCACGTCCTCGTCGAGAAACCGTTCGTCGAGGACCCCGAAGCGGGTCGGGACCTCATCGAGACCGCCCGGGCGGCCGGCCTGACGCTGCAGGTCGGCCACGTCGAGCGGTTCAATCCGGCGGTCCGGACGCTGCAGGACATCGTCCCGGACCTCGACGTGCTCGCCGTCGACGCGCGTCGCCTCGGGCCGCCGGTCGACCGCGAGATCGGCGACAGCGCCGTCCTCGACCTCATGATCCACGACATCGACGTGGTGCTGTCGCTGGTCGACGACGACCTCTCGACCGTCGAGGCGTTCCGGTCGCCCGACGACCCCTACGTGACCGCCTCGCTCCAGTTCGACGGCGGCGTCGTCGGCACGCTGACGGCCAGCCGCGTCACGCAGGAGCGGGTCCGACAGCTCTCGATCACCGCCCGGGAGTGTCAGGTGAACGTCGACTACATGAAACAGACCGTCGGCATCCACCGCCACTCGCTCCCCGAGTACGTCGAACGCGACGGCGACGTGCGCTACCGCAACGAGACGGTCATCGAGCGCCCGACCGTCGACAACGGCGAGCCGCTGAAGAAGGAGCTGGCGGCGTTCGCCGAGTCGGTCGAGACGGGCGGGGAGCCGGTCGTCACCGGCGAGGACGGGCTCCGGGCGCTGTCTATCGCCAACCGCATCGACGGGACCGCCGCTGACCGGGTCGAGCGGCAACAGGAGGTGCGTCAGGCGTGA
- a CDS encoding DegT/DnrJ/EryC1/StrS family aminotransferase: MSSIPIAAPDIGEEEKRRVADVLDDGYVADGPLVRQFESEFAQYCGADRAVATSNGTTALHAAFEALGIGEGDRVVTTPFSFIASANAVRFAGAEPVFADVDPRTYNLDPDAVERIAREGDVDAVLAVHLYGLPAEMDRLRGIADEHDLALVEDAAQAHGAEYRGDPVGSLADAACFSFYPTKNMTTGEGGMITTDREDVAERAARFVNHGRTDTYEHAEVGHNFRMTSIAAAIGRAQLTKLPDNVEARRANAATLTDAVREVEGVTAPVEPDGRTHAFHQYTVRTADRDALRSHLDDRGVDTAVYYPRPIHDQPAYADADADAPNAERAAETVLSLPVHQGLDGSDLRRITDSLHTYDNV, translated from the coding sequence ATGAGTTCGATCCCCATCGCAGCCCCCGACATCGGCGAGGAGGAGAAGCGGCGCGTCGCCGACGTGCTGGACGACGGCTACGTCGCGGACGGCCCCCTCGTCCGGCAGTTCGAGTCCGAGTTCGCCCAGTACTGCGGCGCGGACCGGGCGGTCGCCACCTCGAACGGGACGACCGCGCTCCACGCGGCGTTCGAGGCGCTCGGGATCGGCGAGGGCGACCGCGTCGTCACGACGCCGTTTTCCTTCATCGCGAGCGCGAACGCCGTTCGCTTCGCCGGCGCGGAGCCGGTGTTCGCCGACGTCGACCCCCGGACGTACAACCTCGACCCCGACGCAGTCGAGCGGATCGCCCGCGAAGGCGACGTCGACGCGGTCCTCGCGGTCCACCTGTACGGCCTCCCCGCTGAGATGGACCGCCTCCGCGGGATCGCCGACGAGCACGACCTCGCGCTGGTCGAGGACGCCGCGCAGGCACACGGGGCTGAGTACCGCGGCGACCCCGTCGGCTCGCTCGCGGACGCCGCCTGCTTCTCGTTCTACCCGACCAAGAACATGACCACGGGGGAGGGCGGCATGATCACGACCGACCGAGAGGACGTGGCCGAGCGCGCCGCCCGCTTCGTCAACCACGGCCGAACCGACACGTACGAGCACGCCGAGGTGGGCCACAACTTCCGGATGACCAGCATCGCCGCGGCCATCGGCCGGGCACAGCTGACGAAGTTGCCGGACAACGTCGAGGCGCGGCGAGCCAACGCGGCGACGCTGACCGACGCGGTCCGCGAGGTGGAGGGGGTGACCGCACCCGTCGAACCCGACGGCCGGACGCACGCGTTCCACCAGTACACGGTTCGGACGGCCGACCGCGACGCGCTGCGGAGCCACCTCGACGACCGCGGCGTCGACACCGCGGTGTACTACCCCCGACCGATCCACGACCAGCCGGCGTACGCGGACGCCGACGCGGACGCCCCGAACGCCGAGCGCGCCGCCGAGACAGTGCTGTCGCTGCCCGTCCACCAGGGGCTGGACGGGAGCGACCTGCGCCGGATCACCGACAGCCTCCACACCTACGACAATGTCTGA
- a CDS encoding acyltransferase yields the protein MASVVTGDGTRIDDGATVGYDYCDDPGPTVLGDDSVVRHGSIVYGDVEAGDEFVTGHGVLVREDSTFGDDVVVGTDTVVDGRVTVGSHVSVQTGVYVPPETTVGDNVFLGPRAVLTNDAYPVRGTTELEGPTIEDGVSVGANATILPGVTVGEGSFVAAGAVVDRNVPPDTLAMGVPVEFGPLPEPLQEGNAIA from the coding sequence GTGGCGTCGGTCGTGACCGGCGACGGCACGCGGATCGACGACGGCGCGACCGTCGGCTACGACTACTGCGACGACCCCGGGCCGACGGTGCTCGGCGACGACTCGGTCGTCCGTCACGGGTCGATCGTGTACGGCGACGTGGAGGCCGGCGACGAGTTCGTCACCGGCCACGGCGTCCTCGTGCGCGAGGACTCGACGTTCGGCGACGACGTGGTCGTCGGCACCGACACCGTCGTCGACGGCCGGGTCACGGTCGGGTCACACGTCAGCGTCCAGACGGGCGTGTACGTGCCCCCGGAGACGACGGTCGGGGACAACGTGTTCCTCGGGCCGCGGGCCGTCCTCACGAACGACGCTTACCCGGTTCGGGGGACGACGGAGCTGGAGGGGCCGACGATCGAGGACGGCGTCTCCGTCGGGGCGAACGCGACGATCCTGCCCGGCGTCACCGTCGGCGAGGGGTCGTTCGTCGCCGCCGGCGCGGTCGTCGACCGGAACGTCCCGCCCGACACGCTGGCGATGGGCGTCCCGGTGGAGTTCGGGCCGCTACCCGAGCCGTTGCAGGAGGGGAACGCGATAGCATGA
- a CDS encoding DUF7344 domain-containing protein → MSQSDTSELSQDIVFDLLSSPRRRFVLYYLRQEGEPVELRQLADEVAAWENDMRVEELTSQQRKRVYVSLYQTHVPKLDEAGIIEYDQDSGMVALAARADELGSYLGTDESEVPWQMYYLAVAVVGALLYTLVAFDVSVFAAVPENVAFVAIIVAFGLSAVAHYLYNRFREPDIDADLVNVNR, encoded by the coding sequence ATGTCTCAATCCGACACCAGCGAACTATCGCAGGACATCGTGTTCGACCTTCTCAGCAGCCCCAGACGCAGGTTCGTGCTGTACTACCTGCGGCAGGAGGGCGAGCCGGTCGAACTCCGGCAACTGGCCGACGAGGTGGCCGCCTGGGAAAACGACATGCGCGTCGAGGAGCTCACGAGCCAGCAGCGAAAGCGAGTGTACGTCTCGCTGTACCAGACGCACGTCCCGAAACTCGACGAGGCGGGGATCATCGAGTACGACCAGGACAGCGGCATGGTCGCGCTCGCCGCACGCGCGGACGAGCTGGGAAGCTACCTCGGCACGGACGAGTCCGAGGTCCCGTGGCAGATGTACTACCTGGCGGTCGCCGTCGTCGGCGCGCTGCTGTACACGCTCGTCGCGTTCGACGTGTCCGTCTTCGCCGCGGTGCCGGAGAACGTCGCGTTCGTGGCGATCATCGTCGCGTTCGGGCTCTCGGCGGTCGCACACTACCTCTACAATCGGTTCCGCGAACCGGACATCGACGCCGACCTCGTGAACGTCAACCGGTAG
- a CDS encoding alkaline phosphatase family protein, which translates to MESRERTGPSTVLVGIDAACRGVLDPLVDAGAVPNIAELLEGASGPLESQVPPWTPSAWPSLYTGTNPGKHGVFDFLAFDGYDWDVVNATHVDERPLWSHLDRTGRSSVVVNVPVTHPPDEFDGALVPGYVAPEDPDCHPPGLLRELRDAVGEYRVYPETVDGDAAQRRAYARTARSRGEAFRYLVDRLDPDFGFVQFQVTDTVFHERPGDREAVRAVYEAVDEQVGAIRRECDPDTVVLASDHGMGRYRGHEFRVNEFLRKSGDVRAVRGGDGMPTWATVRDGQLKAGEAEVERESTAADGVAAAAMAGLAKVGLTSQRIERALDAVGLADAVAERVPSAVASAGTEQVDFPASRAYVRSRIECGVRINLQGREPSGVVPPDEYEAVRDDLIERLSAVRTPDGEPVFEDVARREAYYEGPHVDSAVDVVTVPAAFDHFLSARLAGSQFGEPSEPWNHKRDGVVAIAGDGVDESASLSDAHLFDVAPTVLATMGVPAADRMDGSVLPAVDPVGDRSYPDYGRRTATTADDAVKERLANLGYME; encoded by the coding sequence ATGGAGAGCCGGGAGCGGACCGGACCGTCGACGGTGCTGGTCGGGATCGACGCCGCGTGCCGCGGCGTCCTCGACCCGCTCGTGGACGCCGGTGCCGTACCGAACATCGCTGAGCTGCTCGAGGGCGCGAGCGGGCCGCTCGAATCGCAGGTCCCGCCGTGGACGCCGAGCGCGTGGCCGTCGCTGTACACCGGGACGAACCCCGGAAAACACGGCGTGTTCGACTTCCTCGCGTTCGACGGCTACGACTGGGACGTGGTCAACGCGACCCACGTCGACGAGCGGCCGCTGTGGAGCCACCTCGACCGGACCGGTCGGTCGAGCGTCGTCGTGAACGTCCCCGTCACGCACCCGCCCGACGAGTTCGACGGCGCGCTGGTGCCGGGGTACGTCGCGCCGGAGGACCCCGACTGCCACCCGCCGGGACTGCTCAGGGAACTCCGCGACGCGGTCGGGGAGTACCGCGTCTATCCGGAGACGGTCGACGGCGACGCGGCACAGCGGCGGGCGTACGCGCGGACCGCGCGGTCCCGCGGCGAGGCGTTCCGGTATCTCGTCGACCGGCTCGACCCCGACTTCGGCTTCGTCCAGTTCCAGGTCACCGACACCGTGTTCCACGAGCGCCCGGGCGACCGCGAGGCGGTCCGGGCGGTGTACGAGGCGGTCGACGAACAGGTCGGCGCGATCCGGCGGGAGTGTGACCCCGACACGGTCGTCCTCGCCAGCGACCACGGGATGGGCCGGTACCGGGGTCACGAGTTCCGCGTCAACGAGTTCCTCCGGAAGTCGGGCGACGTGCGCGCAGTCAGGGGCGGCGACGGGATGCCGACGTGGGCAACCGTCCGGGACGGACAGTTGAAGGCGGGGGAGGCGGAAGTGGAACGCGAATCCACCGCGGCCGACGGCGTGGCGGCCGCCGCGATGGCGGGGCTGGCGAAGGTCGGCCTCACCAGCCAGCGGATCGAGCGCGCGCTCGACGCGGTCGGACTCGCCGACGCGGTCGCCGAGCGCGTTCCGTCGGCGGTCGCCAGCGCCGGCACGGAGCAGGTCGACTTCCCGGCCTCGCGGGCGTACGTCCGCTCGCGTATCGAGTGCGGCGTCCGGATCAACTTGCAGGGCCGTGAGCCGTCCGGCGTCGTCCCGCCCGACGAGTACGAGGCCGTCCGCGACGACCTGATCGAGCGGCTGTCGGCCGTCCGGACGCCCGACGGCGAACCGGTGTTCGAGGACGTGGCGCGCCGCGAGGCGTACTACGAGGGGCCCCACGTCGACAGCGCGGTCGACGTGGTCACCGTGCCGGCGGCGTTCGACCACTTCCTGTCGGCCCGGCTGGCCGGGTCGCAGTTCGGCGAGCCGTCGGAGCCGTGGAACCACAAGCGCGACGGGGTCGTCGCCATCGCGGGCGACGGCGTCGACGAGTCGGCGTCGCTTTCGGACGCCCACCTGTTCGACGTCGCGCCGACGGTGCTGGCGACGATGGGCGTCCCGGCAGCCGACCGGATGGACGGGTCGGTCCTCCCGGCCGTCGACCCCGTCGGGGACCGGAGCTACCCGGACTACGGCAGGCGGACGGCAACCACCGCGGACGACGCAGTCAAGGAACGCCTCGCGAACCTGGGGTACATGGAATGA